CAGGTTCCCCCTCGGGGGTGAGCACTTGGTAGCCAATGAAGTGATCCCAGCTATAAGCGACCTCGCTCTCTGCCAGTAGCTCTGTGGGAATGAAGAGACGCCACCCAGTCATCTGCTCAGCAATCGATCGATCAGCGACATGCGCCAGGGTGAGCAGGTAGCTGTCTCCCTTGCTGCGATAGCTCAGGAGCTGGTAAGGAACGGGGAGCGCGTCGATCTCGGCAAAGAGGTAAAAAGCTTCGCGACTAGGGTCGCTGCAGAGGGTCTCCAGCTCGATGGTTAGGTAAGCGGCTAGCTCACCACGCACGCCGTGAGGCTTGCCTAGGTGACCAACAGGCGTGAGCTCCGGTACGGTAAAAGCGGTCGTGCTACTCATCGCGTCTCTCGATGTGAGCGCCTAGAGCGTTGAGTCGCTCGTGTAGATGCTGGTAGCCACGATCTATCTGCTCCGCATTGTTGACCACACTGGTGCCATCGGCACTCATGGCGGCTATCAAGAGCGCGATACCGGCGCGTATATCTGGCGAAGCCATCACAGCGGGACGCAGACGGGTCTGGTGGTCTTTGCCAACGACGACTGCTCGGTGTGGATCGCAAAGGATGATCTGGGCGCCCATATCGATGAGCTTATCCACAAAGAAGAGTCGGCTCTCAAACATCTTCTGATGAATAAGGACGGTCCCCTTGGCCTGTGTCGCTACGACAAGGAAGACGCTCAGCAGGTCTGGCGTGAGTCCTGGCCACGGCGCATCGGCGATGGTGAGGATAGAGCCATCCATAAAGGTCTCTATCTCGTAGCTCTCTCTAGCGGGTATGATGAGGTCATCGCCTCGCTCTATAATCTCGATGCCGAGCTTGCGAAACATCTGCGGGATGAGTCCTAGGTCGGGCAGACCGACGTTCTTGAGCGTTAGCTCGCTCTGCGTCATAGCTGCGATGCCGATGAAGCTGCCCACCTCGATCATATCGGGCAGGATGCGATGCGTCGTGCCGTGTAGTCTCTCGACGCCCTCGATGGTGAGCAGGTTAGAGCCGATGCCTGAGATGCGAGCTCCCATGGAGACGAGCATACGGCAGAGTTGCTGTATGTACGGTTCGCAAGCAGCATTGTATATAGTGGTCTTGCCCTCTGCTAGGACTGCCGACATGATCACATTGGCGGTACCTGTCACGGAGGCTTCCTCGAGGTGCATGTAAGCGCCTCGCAGGTGTGGCACCTCTATGCGAAAGGCTCTACGATCCTGATCATACTCGCACTCCGCCCCTAGGGTAGCAATGCCAATCAGGTGGGTGTCTAGTCGACGGCGTCCTATCTGATCACCACCGGGCTTGGGGAAGACCGCATGGCGACAACGACCAACGAGAGGACCAACGAGTAAGACGGAGCCACGCAATATCTTGCTCTCATGGAGGAACTGTGGAGAGTCGACGAAGTCTAGATCTATCTCCTGAGCTTTGAAGCGATAGCTGTCGTGGCTGAGTCGTGTCACCTCGACACCGAGTAGCTCTACGAGCTTGATGAGGTTGTTGACATCGAGGATATCTGGTACATTCTCTAGGATGACCTCTTCGCTGGTTAGTAAGGTGGCGGCGATGACTTGGAGCGCTTCGTTTTTAGCTCCCTGTATGGTTACCTCGCCATGGAGTCTGTGACCTCCCTCGATGATGTAAGATGCCATAAGCTAGTATCGTAAGAGTAAGATAGTGAGTGTCTGTATCGGCTAACGTCTAGAACGGTTGGGGCGGCCACCACGGCGACCTCCTCCTCTGGAGTTGTTGCCTCCCCGTGCTGGACGCCTGAACTGTCGTCTAGAGCGGTTTCCACCCCGTCCCTGAGGCGTGCGTCGTGTGGCAGCGTCTAGCTGGTGCTCCTCTTCGGTCAGCACGAGCTTACCGCCGGAGAGTTCGTAGAGATCCTTAAAGATGGTGTAGTCGTCGACGGCACGCTTATTCCACAAGATATAAGCCTGCTTCATGCGGTTGGCAATGGAGAGTGCCAAAGCCTCGCGCTCGTCACCCTCGGGCATCTCGCACGCTTTCTTGATCAGCTCCTGAATGAGGTGACCATAGTGGCGGTAGATGATGTCGTCCTCGGGATAGGACAAGGATTCGGGCGCACCACGAAGTGCCTCCTCGTGAATGGGCTCTATGGGGTAGTCAATGTCTAGCGCAAAGTGCGACATGATGGCGAGGTGATCCCAGAGGACTTTGTGATCCTCCGACTTCTTAGCTTGCTCAGGCTGTATGATCGCCATCGCCTTGACAATAGCGTGCGCGCATCGAGTCCGCTCATCGCGATCCTCAATGGTCAAGCAGTGGTCTACCATGTGCTGGATATGGTGTCCATACTCAGGGAGAGGGATGACCTCGTGGTAGCTTTTCTGGGGGGTTGTTTGTATCGTATCTGTCATTGTTGTAATCTGTCGTAAGTTCATTTGTTGAGCCGCTGGCGCATCGCTTTCGTCTCGCTCTCGAAGCCTGGCTTAGCGAGGAGGGCAAACATATTGCGCTTGTAGTCCTCCACACCTGGCTGGTCAAAGGGGTTGATCCCCATCATATAGCCACTGACCGCAACCGCATACTCCATCGTATAGATGAAGGCGCCAATCGTCCTAGCATCGATCTGCGGCAACTGCAACTGCAAGACTGGCACACCGCCATCTTCGTGTGCTAAGAGCGTGCCTAGATGTGCCTGCTCATTGACATGGTGCATCGTTTCGCCTGCTAGGTAGTTGAGCCCGTCTAGGTTTTGCTCGTCAGTCGGGATGGTTATGGTGTCTCGCGGCGTGTCGACGACGATCATCGTCTCGAGGATATTGTGGGGACCCTGCTGTATCCACTGCCCCATGGAGTGCAGATCGGTCGTATAGGTCAGAGAGAGCGGGAGTAGTCCCTTGCCCTCCTTGCCTTCGCTCTCGCCAAAGAGCTGCATCCACCACTGCCCCATGGCACTCAGCCGAGGCTCGAAGGCTACCAGCACTTCGCTCACAGCGTGCTCCCGATAGGCTGCTTGTCTTGTCACGGCATACTGCACGGCTGGAGTCTCTAGCGGATGCTCCGTACTACGATATAGGAGAGCCGTGTCACTAGCGCCTTGGAGCAAAGCCTCAACGTCAAAGCCTGCCAAAGCAATCGGTAGCAACCCCACAGGAGTCAGCACGGAGAAGCGACCGCCTACATCATCTGGTATGACGAAGGTATCGTACCCCTGCTCGTCTGCTAGGCGACGCAGAGCACCCCGCTTCTTGTCGGTAATGGCTACGATACGTCGCTTAGCCACCTCCTGCCCATCACGAGCCACTAAGTATTGGCTCAGCATGCGGAAGGCAATGGCCGGCTCGGTCGTCGTGCCACTCTTAGAGATATTGACAATGCCAAAAGGCTTGTCCACGACCAGATCCATCAGATCGTGCAGATAGTCACTGCTGATATTGTTTCCAGCGAAGAGTACTTGCGGGCGTCCCAGCTCCGGCTGACGATGTGCGGAGAAGTGGTCTCCGAGTGCCTCCATGACGGCCTTGCCACCTAGGTAGCTGCCCCCGATGCCTATACATATTATATATAGGCACTCATGGCGAAGCCTGTCGGCTACCGTCTGTACTCGCTTGCAAAGGTCACGCTCGAGCATCTCCTCGGGGAGCGTGAGCCAGCCTAGGAAGTCGTTACCAGCGCCTGAGCCCGTGTGTAGCGTCTCAATCGCTGCGAGCGCATCTTGCTCTGCCTGGCGGATGGTCTCTGCCGATAGATGAGCTTGCGCATGTGTTGTGTCGATCTGTATGAGCGATGCGACTGTCTTCATGGTTGTATCGTCTGTTAGGTTAGAAGGTTTCGTCCGTCAGCAGGGTCTTGAGCCAGTGTTTAGCGGAACTTGAGCGAGAGCCGCTCAATGGTCTCCTTGGCCGACTGCTTATTATAGAGTATCTCGTAGACAGCGTCCATAATCGGCATATTGACTCGGTAGCGTGTCGTGTTGAGTTCGCGCACACACTTAGCTCCGTAGTAACCCTCCGCCACCATCTCCATCTCGACCTGCGCTGCCTTGACGCTGTACCCTTTGCCGATCATCGTGCCGAAGGTACGGTTGCGACTATAATTGGAGTAAGCGGTCACGAGCAAATCGCCTAGATAAACCGAGTTGGTGATGACACGATGGTTGAGCAAGTGTACCGTATTGACAAAGCTATTCATCTCAGCAATAGCGTTGCTGATGAGGACGCTCTGGAAGTTGTCTCCATAGTTGAGTCCGTTGCAGATACCCGCAGCGATGG
The sequence above is a segment of the Porphyromonas vaginalis genome. Coding sequences within it:
- the rimM gene encoding ribosome maturation factor RimM (Essential for efficient processing of 16S rRNA); translated protein: MSSTTAFTVPELTPVGHLGKPHGVRGELAAYLTIELETLCSDPSREAFYLFAEIDALPVPYQLLSYRSKGDSYLLTLAHVADRSIAEQMTGWRLFIPTELLAESEVAYSWDHFIGYQVLTPEGEPVGTILEVNDQTENILLTIETSDGTQHLIPIHEELVEAIDPESKTIQLHIPQGLLDL
- the murA gene encoding UDP-N-acetylglucosamine 1-carboxyvinyltransferase, translating into MASYIIEGGHRLHGEVTIQGAKNEALQVIAATLLTSEEVILENVPDILDVNNLIKLVELLGVEVTRLSHDSYRFKAQEIDLDFVDSPQFLHESKILRGSVLLVGPLVGRCRHAVFPKPGGDQIGRRRLDTHLIGIATLGAECEYDQDRRAFRIEVPHLRGAYMHLEEASVTGTANVIMSAVLAEGKTTIYNAACEPYIQQLCRMLVSMGARISGIGSNLLTIEGVERLHGTTHRILPDMIEVGSFIGIAAMTQSELTLKNVGLPDLGLIPQMFRKLGIEIIERGDDLIIPARESYEIETFMDGSILTIADAPWPGLTPDLLSVFLVVATQAKGTVLIHQKMFESRLFFVDKLIDMGAQIILCDPHRAVVVGKDHQTRLRPAVMASPDIRAGIALLIAAMSADGTSVVNNAEQIDRGYQHLHERLNALGAHIERRDE
- a CDS encoding DUF4290 domain-containing protein; the encoded protein is MTDTIQTTPQKSYHEVIPLPEYGHHIQHMVDHCLTIEDRDERTRCAHAIVKAMAIIQPEQAKKSEDHKVLWDHLAIMSHFALDIDYPIEPIHEEALRGAPESLSYPEDDIIYRHYGHLIQELIKKACEMPEGDEREALALSIANRMKQAYILWNKRAVDDYTIFKDLYELSGGKLVLTEEEHQLDAATRRTPQGRGGNRSRRQFRRPARGGNNSRGGGRRGGRPNRSRR
- a CDS encoding glucose-6-phosphate isomerase gives rise to the protein MKTVASLIQIDTTHAQAHLSAETIRQAEQDALAAIETLHTGSGAGNDFLGWLTLPEEMLERDLCKRVQTVADRLRHECLYIICIGIGGSYLGGKAVMEALGDHFSAHRQPELGRPQVLFAGNNISSDYLHDLMDLVVDKPFGIVNISKSGTTTEPAIAFRMLSQYLVARDGQEVAKRRIVAITDKKRGALRRLADEQGYDTFVIPDDVGGRFSVLTPVGLLPIALAGFDVEALLQGASDTALLYRSTEHPLETPAVQYAVTRQAAYREHAVSEVLVAFEPRLSAMGQWWMQLFGESEGKEGKGLLPLSLTYTTDLHSMGQWIQQGPHNILETMIVVDTPRDTITIPTDEQNLDGLNYLAGETMHHVNEQAHLGTLLAHEDGGVPVLQLQLPQIDARTIGAFIYTMEYAVAVSGYMMGINPFDQPGVEDYKRNMFALLAKPGFESETKAMRQRLNK